Within the Pengzhenrongella sicca genome, the region CGAGCTCCTTGACGCCGAGGGCCTCGAGCGCGGCGGTCGACTGCGCGGGGTCGCTCGGGATGAGCTCGACCCGGGCCGTCCGGTCGTCGGCGGTGGCCGCGGCGGCGACCGCCGCGGCAAGGGTCGCGGGGTCCAGCGTGGTGCCCGCGACGCCGGGCACGATGACGGGTGCCCCGTTCTCGAAGGCGAACGAGGCGTCCGCCGACGGTGTGAACAGGTTCGTCGTCCGGGCGACGAGCTCCGCGACCAGGCCGGGCGCGTCGAGCTGCAGGGCCAGGTCGGACGCGGTCGGCACGAAGCTCGCGAGGGCCGTGACCGCCGCGGCCGGGAGCTCAACGGTCTGGTCGGCGACCGCGACCGCGATCGGCGCCCGCGCGAGCGGCTCGGCGACGTCCGCCATCGCGCGGTCGGTCTCGGCCTGCGTGATGTCGGCCTCGAGCACCTCGGTGGGCAGCTCGAGCGGCCGGGCCGCGGTGAGCCACGAGCCCGTGAGGACAGCGGCGGCCGCCGCGGTATCGACGGCCGCGCCGTCGGCGGCAGGCGTCGCGTGCGCGGCGCCGTCGGCGAAGACGATCGCGCCGTTGACGGGCTCAGTGACCAGCGCGGCGGCGACGGTCTCGACCGCCGCGTCGAGCGCGGCGGCGTCGACGGAGGTCACCGGCTCGGCCGCGCCGAGCCCGACGATGTGGTGCCACAGCCGCAGCGGCTGGAGGTCGAACCCGGTGAGCGCCGCGACGGTCGCCTCCGCGTCGAAGGCCAGTCCGGCGTCGGCCGGGGCGACCGTGGTGCTGTTCTCGCCGGCGACGACGGGGATCGGCTCGGCGACGAGGCTCGCCAGCCCGTCCTCCAGCGTCGCGGTCGCGGTCGCGGCGTCCTGGCCGCCGATCTCGATGCCGGCGACGGTCGTGCCGCGCGGCACCCGGTCGCTCAGGGCCCACGAGGCGCCGACGTAGGCGCCGCCCAGGACGACGGCGACGCCGACGATCGTCAGAACCACGCGCGGCCAGCGGCGGCGCGGCTCGTCGGCCTCGAACTCGTCGAGCGGCGACGGGGCGGGCGGCGTGGGTTCGCCGCCGCGCCCTGCCGGCTCGTCGTCGGCCGGGCGCGAGACGGGGCTGAACGGGCCGCGCTCGGCCGGCGCGGAGGTGGGCGCGGACGGCGACGGCGTGGGGGCGGCCCCGCTCGTGCTGATATCGGCGTCGGAGCCCACGTCCGTATCCTTGCCGGCCTTGTTCACCATCGGGTTCCTTCTCCACTGCAGCGCTGACGCGTCCGGGAGGCACCCGCCGCCTCGTGATTCTACGGGGTGGCGGCGCCTTCGCGCCGTGGCCGCGCTCAGCGCACCGGGCGAATCCGTCCGCGCAGGTGGACGAGGCCGCCCGCGTCCGGCTCACCCTGGCGGAACTCGATCACCTCGCCGACCACGATGTCGTGGTCGCCCGCCCGATGGATGGCCTGGGTGCGACACTCGAACCACGCGGCGGCGTCGTCCACGAGCGCGGCGCCGGTCGCCGGCCCCGCCGTGTGGGGGACGCGCCCGAGCTGGCCAACGACGGGGCGGCCGGGTGAGGCGAGCCAGTCGGCGACCGGGGCGGCCGAGTCCGCGAGCACGCTCAGCGACCACTGCCCCACGTGCTCGAGCGCGGCCCGGAACCGCGCATCCTCGTGCACGCAGAACAGCAGCAGCGGCGGGTCCAACGAGACCGAGGCGACCGCGCTCGCGGTCATCGCGTAGTCGAGGTCGCGCCAGCGCAGGGTCACCACGACCACGCCGGCGGGCAGCCGCCCGATGGCCGCCCGGAAGCCGTCGGAGTCGCTCGAGCCGGCGGGCCCGGGCGCGGTCATGTCCCGGGCAGGGCGGGGGTCGGCGCCGGAACCTCGTCGCTGAACCACCGCCGCGGGCAGAAGGCGGCCACCGCGATGGCGAGCATCCCGCCGACGAGCCACCCGTAGCCGATGACCTGGCCGGCCGGGATGAGCACGTCGCCGCCCGGGCCCGTGAGCGAGAGCACCTGCACGACGGCGACCCAGCCGACCCCGTAGGCGAGCAGCGCGAGCATCCCGCCCCAGGCGCGCGCGAGCACCGCGGAGGCCAGGACGAGCGCGAGACAGCCGATGACGGCCCACGGCTGGTAGGCGCGGTGCGCGGCGGTGCCGGCGGCGCCGATGAGCAGGCCGATGCCGAGCGAGCCGAGGCTGGGAAGGAGTGCGCCGCGCGCCGACAGGACCATGGTGCTCACGCTACCGGGCGAACCCCCGCCGGCCAGCGCACCGGGGAGCGCCGCTGGCCGGGCGCGAAGCGGTACGACTCGCGCGACAGCAGCGGCGCTAGCACGTCGTTGCTGAGCGCGTAGCACCCGACCACGCCCGCCCCGGCAACGCCCGCCCCGGCGGCGGCGCGATCGGGGTCGGGGTCAGGGTCAGGGTCGATCGCGATCGCGTGCACCTGGGTCGCGTGCGCGGCGAGCGCGGCGGCGACGGCGTCCAGCACGCTGGTCACGTCCACCTCGACGTCGATCGCGGCGTCGGCGACCGCGACGGACGGCAGCGGCCCCACCGGGTCCGGCAGCGCGAGCGACCCGACGGGCGGCTCGGCGCCCGCGATCGGCGCGGTCAGCTCCCGCGCGCGCAGCTCCTGGTAGGCGGCCCGCAGAGCGCCGGCCGCCACGGCGCACCAGAGCACCGCGGCGGGGGCGTACGCCGGCGCTCCGCCGAGGACGAGGCCCCCGTCGGCGGCCAGCGCGAGCGCGAGCATCGTGACGTCGTGCGCGCGGACGTGGTCGGGGTGGCCGTACCCGCCGCCGGGCTCGTAGGTCACCACGACCTCCGGGCGTCGCGCGCGCAGCAGCCGCGCCAGCGCCAGCGCGGGCCCGTCGAGCGGGACGGCGACGAACGCGCCGTCGGGCAGCTCGTCGAGGCGGCCCGCGTGGCCGGCGCCCGCCCACGCCATGCCGGAGTCGGAGAATCGGCGCGGGCCGGCGGGTCCGCCGTCGGCCAGGGCGGGGTCCAGCTGGTCGAGGAACACGTGGTCGCGGACGCCGAGCGCGCGCAGCGCCCCGGCGAGCTCGAGCTCGCGGTGCGCGGCGAGCGCGGGACCGTCGCCCTCGAGGTGCGCGAGCGTGGGCCCGATCACCTCGCCCAGCTCGCCGCGCGTGCAGGTCACGACCGTGACCGGCCGCCCGGCGGCGGCCCAGTTCGCCAGCAGCGCCCCGGTCGCGAGCGTCTCGTCGTCCGGGTGGGCGTGCACCGCGACGAGACCGCCGGGCGAGCCCGCCGCGTCCGCGGAGAAAGGTGTCATGACACCCTCCTCCGCGGGACGTACAGGTCAGACGCGCTTGGCCTTGGAGAACAGGCGGGCACGGTCGGACTGGTCGAGCACAACCTTGCGCAGGCGGACGACGTCGGGGGTGACCTCGACGCACTCGTCCTCGCGCGCGAACTCGAGGGACTCCTCGAGCGTGAGGTGCCGCGGCGGAGTGAGGTTCTCGAACGTGTCGCTGGCTGCGGCGCGCATGTTCGTGAGCTTCTTCTCCTTCGTGATGTTGACGTCCATGTCCTCGTTGCGCGAGTTCTCGCCGACGATCATGCCCTCGTAGACGACCTGGGTCGGGTCGACGAAGAACGACCCGCGCTCCTGGAGGTTGATCATCGCGAACGGCGTGACGACGCCGGACCGGTCGGCGACCAGGGACCCGTTGATGCGGGTCTCGATCGGGCCGGCCCAGGGCTCGTGGCCCTCGCCGATGGACGACGCGATGCCGGTGCCGCGCGTGTCCGTGAGGAACTGCGTGCGGAAGCCGATGAGCCCGCGCGCCGGGATCTTGAACTCCATGCGGACCCAGCCCGTGCCGTGGTTCGACATGGTCTCCATGCGGCCCTTGCGAATGGCGAGCAGCTGGGTGACCGCGCCGAGGTACTCCTCGGGGACGTCGATGGTCATGCGCTCCATCGGCTCGTGCACCTTGCCGTCGATCCGCTTCGTGACGACCTGCGGCTTGCCGACGGTGAGCTCGAAGCCCTCGCGGCGCATCTGCTCGACGAGGATGGCAAGCGCGAGCTCGCCGCGCCCCTGGACCTCCCACGCGTCGGGGCGCTCGGTCGCCAGGACGTTGAGCGAGACGTTACCGACGAGCTCCTTGTCGAGGCGGTCTTTGACCTGGCGGGCGGTGACCTTGTGGCCCTTGCCGCCCCGGCCGGCGAGCGGCGAGGTGTTGATCCCGATGGTCATCGAGATCGCGGGGTCGTCGACCTTGATCAGGGGCAGCGGGCGCGGGTCGTCCGGGTCCGTGAGCGTCTCGCCGATCGTGATGTCGGCGATGCCGGCGACGGCGACGATGTCGCCGGGGCCCGCGGAGTCGGTGGGCACCCGGTCGAGCGCCTTGGTCTCGAGCAGCTCGGTGATGCGCACGTTCTGCAGCGAGCCGTCGGCGCGCGCCCAGGCAACGGTCTGACCCTTGTGGATCGTGCCGTTGAACACGCGCAGGAGCGCGAGGCGGCCGAGGAACGGCGACGCGTCGAGGTTGGTGACGTGGGCCTGGAGCGGCGCACCCTCGGTGTAGGTCGGCGCCGGGATCTTGTCGAGGATGACCTGGAACAGGGCCTCGAGGTTCTCGGAGTCCGGCTGGCTGCCGTCGGCGGGCTGGTTCAGCGAGGCGCGCCCGGTCTTCGCCGCGGCGTAGACGACGGGCATGTCGAGGATCGCGTCGAGGTCGAGGTCGGGGACCTCGTCCTGCAGGTCGCTCGCGAGCCCGAGCAGCAGGTCGGTGGACTCGGCGACGACCTCGGTGATGCGCGAGTCGGGCCGGTCGACCTTGTTCACGAGCAGGATGACGGGAAGCTTCGCCTCGAGCGCCTTGCGGAGCACGAATCGCGTCTGCGGGAGCGGGCCCTCGCTCGCGTCGACCAGCAGCACGACGCCGTCGACCATGGACAGGCCGCGCTCGACCTCGCCACCGAAGTCGGCGTGGCCGGGGGTGTCGATCACGTTGATCGTGATGCCCTCGGGGTGCCCGGCCGCGACGGCCGCGGGGCCCGTGTAGTGGACCGCGGTGTTCTTCGCGAGGATCGTGATGCCCTTTTCGCGCTCGAGGTCACCCGAGTCCATCGATCGCTGGTCCGGGTGGGCGTCGTGCGTGCCGAACGCTCCGGACTGCTTGAGCATCGCGTCCACGAGCGTGGTCTTGCCGTGGTCGACGTGGGCGACGATGGCGACGTTGCGCAAGTCGGTGCGCACAGACATGAGGACTCGTTTCACATATTGGGGAGCGCCGCGACGTGGGGCGCGCGACAATCTTACCCTGGGGCAACCTCGGCCTCTGCCGAGCGGATCAGTGCGGGCCCCCGGCCGGCCGTCGAGACGGCGCAGGCGAGTGGCCGGAAAGGGGCCTAGAACTCGAGCTTCGCGCCCGGGATCGCGGCGAGGAGCTCCTGCGTGTAGGCCTCGCGCGGGTGGTCGAAGACCTCGTCGGTGGTGGCCGCCTCGACGACGCGACCGTTCTTCATCACGCACACCTGATCGGCGATCTGGCGCACGACCGCGAGGTCGTGCGTGATGAACAGGTAACTCAGGGACAGCTCGGCCTGCAGGTCGTTCAGGAGCGTGAGGATCTGCGCCTGCACGAGCACGTCGAGCGCCGAGACGGCCTCGTCGCAGACGATCACGTCGGGCTCGAGCGCGAGCGCCCGCGCGATCGCGACCCGCTGGCGCTGCCCGCCGGAGAGCTCGTTCGGGAACCGCCGCATCGTGGACTGCGGCAGTGCGACCATGTCGAGCAGCTCGCGGATCTTCTTGATCCGCGACTTCTTGTCGCCGATCTTGTGCGTGCGCAGCGGCTCCTCGATCGTCCGGTAGATCGAGTACATCGGGTCGAGCGAGCCGTACGGGTCCTGGAAGATCGGCTGGACGCGCCGGCGGAACGCGAAGAGCTCCTTGCGGCCCAGCGTGCTCAGGTCGGTGCCCTCGAACCGGATCTTCCCCTCGGTGGGGTCCAGCAGGTTGAGCATGATGTTGGCGACGGTCGACTTGCCCGAGCCCGACTCGCCCACGAGCGCCATGGTCGTGCCGCGCTTGATCGTGAAGGAGACGTCGTCGACGGCCTTGAAGTCCTTCGAGGCGCCCGGGCGGCCGCCGCGCAGGCGGAACACCTTGGTGAGGTTCTCGACGACG harbors:
- a CDS encoding VanW family protein, which produces MGSDADISTSGAAPTPSPSAPTSAPAERGPFSPVSRPADDEPAGRGGEPTPPAPSPLDEFEADEPRRRWPRVVLTIVGVAVVLGGAYVGASWALSDRVPRGTTVAGIEIGGQDAATATATLEDGLASLVAEPIPVVAGENSTTVAPADAGLAFDAEATVAALTGFDLQPLRLWHHIVGLGAAEPVTSVDAAALDAAVETVAAALVTEPVNGAIVFADGAAHATPAADGAAVDTAAAAAVLTGSWLTAARPLELPTEVLEADITQAETDRAMADVAEPLARAPIAVAVADQTVELPAAAVTALASFVPTASDLALQLDAPGLVAELVARTTNLFTPSADASFAFENGAPVIVPGVAGTTLDPATLAAAVAAAATADDRTARVELIPSDPAQSTAALEALGVKELVSEFSTPLTNEPLRTENLAVGASKITGTLVLPGATFSLTDALGPVTAAAGFNEAWVIVEGEHVKGIGGGLSQMSTTTFNAAYFAGFEDVEHTPHSEWFSRYPEGREATLYTGSIDMKFKNTSPYGALLQSWIEGGRLHVAIWGTKYWTVETSTSGRSGVVSPTTVYSESATCTSQSAGNPGFSVTVTRTLSLNGAVAETTSRTTRYKPQNAVVCGAKPAAP
- a CDS encoding flavin reductase family protein, producing the protein MTAPGPAGSSDSDGFRAAIGRLPAGVVVVTLRWRDLDYAMTASAVASVSLDPPLLLFCVHEDARFRAALEHVGQWSLSVLADSAAPVADWLASPGRPVVGQLGRVPHTAGPATGAALVDDAAAWFECRTQAIHRAGDHDIVVGEVIEFRQGEPDAGGLVHLRGRIRPVR
- a CDS encoding PIG-L family deacetylase, with translation MTPFSADAAGSPGGLVAVHAHPDDETLATGALLANWAAAGRPVTVVTCTRGELGEVIGPTLAHLEGDGPALAAHRELELAGALRALGVRDHVFLDQLDPALADGGPAGPRRFSDSGMAWAGAGHAGRLDELPDGAFVAVPLDGPALALARLLRARRPEVVVTYEPGGGYGHPDHVRAHDVTMLALALAADGGLVLGGAPAYAPAAVLWCAVAAGALRAAYQELRARELTAPIAGAEPPVGSLALPDPVGPLPSVAVADAAIDVEVDVTSVLDAVAAALAAHATQVHAIAIDPDPDPDPDRAAAGAGVAGAGVVGCYALSNDVLAPLLSRESYRFAPGQRRSPVRWPAGVRPVA
- the typA gene encoding translational GTPase TypA, whose translation is MSVRTDLRNVAIVAHVDHGKTTLVDAMLKQSGAFGTHDAHPDQRSMDSGDLEREKGITILAKNTAVHYTGPAAVAAGHPEGITINVIDTPGHADFGGEVERGLSMVDGVVLLVDASEGPLPQTRFVLRKALEAKLPVILLVNKVDRPDSRITEVVAESTDLLLGLASDLQDEVPDLDLDAILDMPVVYAAAKTGRASLNQPADGSQPDSENLEALFQVILDKIPAPTYTEGAPLQAHVTNLDASPFLGRLALLRVFNGTIHKGQTVAWARADGSLQNVRITELLETKALDRVPTDSAGPGDIVAVAGIADITIGETLTDPDDPRPLPLIKVDDPAISMTIGINTSPLAGRGGKGHKVTARQVKDRLDKELVGNVSLNVLATERPDAWEVQGRGELALAILVEQMRREGFELTVGKPQVVTKRIDGKVHEPMERMTIDVPEEYLGAVTQLLAIRKGRMETMSNHGTGWVRMEFKIPARGLIGFRTQFLTDTRGTGIASSIGEGHEPWAGPIETRINGSLVADRSGVVTPFAMINLQERGSFFVDPTQVVYEGMIVGENSRNEDMDVNITKEKKLTNMRAAASDTFENLTPPRHLTLEESLEFAREDECVEVTPDVVRLRKVVLDQSDRARLFSKAKRV